The sequence CCTTCTCGGCACAGTGAATGAGCGAGATACGCGGCTCCTCGATACCCAAGGCGTGACACACATAGTTTACATAGTGTATCTGCTGGCGGCGCTGGGCCTCGGTGGGTACAGGTATCACGGCTGCGTCGGTAAAAAACAGCAGCTTCTCGTACTTAGGTATCTCGGCCATCGCCACATGGGTTAACACATGGCCTGGGCGCAGTATACCGTTCTCCTTATCCAGGATAGCCTTCAGCAGCACATCGGTATTCACAAGGCCCTTCATCAGGATATCGGCCTCGCCATTCTTACACAGGGCCACAGCACGGCGCGCACACTCCTCCTTGTCGTCGCCATCCACGTAGATAGGCTCGATAAATCCCATCTCCTTACCCTTCTCAACAGCGTATCGGGTGCTGGCATCGTTGGCACAAACCACAGCCACGCGCTTCTTGTCGCCACGCTGCTGCAGAAAGACTATCATATCATTTAAAGTTCGTATCGACTGCATAGGTTTATTATTTTTATCGGTTTAATGGCGCAAATATACAAATATTTTTGTATCTTTGCAAGCAGAAACCGATAAAAACAAAAAAAAGATGAAGAATTACCTGCTTTTACTAACTATGACGTGCCTAACTGCTACGGCACAGCAGCAGGCTCCAATGGTATTGGAGTACAACAAACCAGCTACGTTTTTCGAAGAATCGCTACCTATTGGTAACGGTAAGATGGGTGCCCTGATTTATGGCGGCACCGACGACAACGTGATTTATCTGAACGACATTACGCTGTGGACAGGTAAACCTGTGGATCGCAACCTGGATGCCGATGCCCACAAGTGGATACCTGAGATTCGCAAGGCGCTGTTTAACGAGAACTATGCGCTGGCCGACTCGCTGCAGCTGCACGTGCAGGGTCCTAACTCGCAGCACTACCAGCCACTGGGCACACTGCATATCAAGGACTTAGGTCTGGGCGAGATTAAGTACTACCGCCGCACGCTGGATATCGACTCGGCGATTGTTCGCGACAGTTACGAACGCGACGGCCGCCACATCACCCGCGAGTATTTTGCCTCAAATCCTGATAAGCTGATAGCTATCCGTCTGCGTGGCGACATCAACTGCCAGATAGCTCTTACAGCCCAGGTGCCCCACCAGGTAAAGAGCGGCTTAGGACAGCTTACTATGACGGGCCACGCCACAGGCGATGCACAGGAGAGTACACACTTCTGCACCATCCTAAGCGTAAAGACCGATGGCGAGATGGCTGCCAGCGACTCATCGCTCACCATCACCAAAGCCAAGGAGGCTATCATCTACATTGTAAACGAAACCAGCTTTAACGGGTTCGATAAGCACCCTGTACGCGAGGGCGCCAACTACCTGGAGGCTGTAACCAACGACCTGTGGCACACACAGAACATGACGTTCGACGAGTTCTATGCCCGCCACCTGGCCGATTATAAGACTATCTACGACCGCGTAAAAATCTGTCTGAACAAGGGCGGTCGCAATCCTAAGGACCTGCCAGGTGCCAAGGATCGCCGTATGACCGACGAGATGCTGCTGGATTATACCAATGGCAACGACCAGACACCTTATCTGGAGGAGCTTTACTTCCAGTTCGGCCGCTATCTGCTTATCTCAGCCTCGCGCACCAAGAACGTGCCTGCCAACCTGCAGGGTTTGTGGGCCCCCCAGCTGTGGTCGCCCTGGCGTGGCAACTATACGGTAAACATCAATTTGGAGGAGAACTACTGGCCTGCCTTTGTGGCTAACATGGCCGAGATGGCTGAGCCACTTGACGGTTTTATTGCCGGCTTGGCAGCCAACGGCAAGTTCACCGCCAAGAACTACTATAACATCCACGAGGGCTGGTGCTCGAGTCATAACAGCGACATCTGGGCGATGACCAACCCTGTAGGCGAGAAGAACGAGAGTCCTGAGTGGAGTAACTGGAACCTAGGTGGTGCCTGGCTGGTAAACACCCTGTGGGAGCGCTACCAGTTTACACAGGACAAGACTTACCTGAAGAACATTGCCTATCCGCTGATGAAGGGTGCTGCCCAGTTCTGCTTGCGTTGGCTCATCGACAACCCCAAGCAGCCAGGCGAGCTGATTACTGCCCCCAGCACATCGCCCGAAAACGAGTATAAGACCGATAAGGGCTATCACGGCACTACCTGCTACGGTGGTACAGCAGATCTGGCCATTATCCGCGAACTGTTTATCAACACCATTGCTGCAGGCAAGGTGCTTGGACTGAAGAATAAGGAGATGGAGCAGGCCCTGGCTAAGCTGCACCCCTACACTATCGGCCACATGGGCGACCTGAACGAGTGGTACTACGACTGGGACGACTGGGATTTCCAGCATCGCCATCAGAGCCACCTCATCGGTCTCTACCCAGGCAATCATCTCACTGATGCCACCCTGCAGAAGGCAGCCGAGCGTTCGCTGGAGATTAAGGGCGACAAGACCACCGGCTGGAGCACAGGCTGGCGTATTAACCTGTGGGCCCGATTGCACAACGCCAAGCAGGCTTATCACATCTATCAGAAGCTGCTTACACCTATTGCCCCACGCGGTGTGCGTAAGGAGGATTGGAAGGCCTGGCACAAGGGCGGCGGTACCTACCCCAACCTGTTTGATGCGCATCCACCTTTCCAGATTGACGGTAACTTTGGCGGCACAGCCGGTGTGTGCGAGATGCTGATGCAAAGTTCAATAGTTAATGGTCAATGTTCAATCGAGTTACTGCCAGCATGCCCAGAGCAGTGGCAGGATGGCGCCATTAGCGGATTGTGCGCTCGTGGTGGCTACGAGGTAAGCTTCGAGTGGAAAAATGGCAAGGTGCGCGGTTGCAGCATCAAAGCCAAGAAAGCAGGAACACTTACGCTTATATATAACGGTCAGCAGAAGAAGGTAAAACTGAAGGCTGGCGAGACACAAAACATTAAAACATGGTAAAAGCTAAAAAGCAAATACTGATACAGGACACTGAGTTTAAAAAGGCAAAAAACTGGGAAGGATCGGTTTGTCTCGACGACGACCTGCTGTTGTCCGACCAGATTAACAAGGCCCCTATGCCCAGCGAGCCCAGAAAGATGAACTTCATTCTGATTGGCCTTTGCACCAAAGGAAAGATTAGCTACCGCATGGACACCGAAGAACTGGTGGTGCATGCTGGCGAGTTGCTGGTGGTAAGCGAACGCCACGTTATCGATGGTTACAAGTGCTCTGATAATATGGAGGGCTTGTGCATCATGATGAGTGTGAATTTCTTCCACGAGATCATCAAGAGCGTACACGATGTAAGCTCGCTGTTTGTGTTTGCCCGCATGCAGCCTGTGATGAAGCTCGAGGCCGACGAGATCGCAACGTTCACAGAATACTTCCAGTTTATCAAACAAAAAATCAGCGACAACCACAACCATTTCCGTAAGGATTTGATTCGCACGCTGATGCTGGCGATGTTCTACGATGTGGGCAACGTGATCTACAGGGTGAAGAACTTCGACGAGTCGCTGCTGCGCTCCGAGAAGGTGTTTACACGATTCCTGAAGATGGTTGAGGAGAACTGCAAACGCGAACGCCGCGTCAGTTGGTATGCCCAGCAGCTCAACATCACCCCCAAATACCTTTCTACAGCCGTTAAGCGCATCAGCGGTCGCACAGCAGTAGAGTGGATTGAGAACTACGTGACCATGGAATTGCGCGTGCTACTGAAAAACAGCACCAAATCCATCAAGGAGATAACCGAAGAGTTGAACTTCCCCAATCAGAGTTTCCTGGGTAAGTACTTTAAGGAACACGTGGGCATGACGCCCTCGGCCTATCGCAAATCATAGGTAGCCCTGCTCCTTCAGCTCGCTCACGGTATCAAGCAACTCCTGATACCAAGCCTCGCCAAAGCGACGGATCAACGGATCGCGCAGGAACTGATACAGATACAGATTCTCCTGAATGCCCTTGGCAATGGCCATCTTACAAACGCTCCAGCGGTTGTAGTTCAAGCCCGTCAAGCCGCCGCCAAGCTGCTTTTCGCGGATAGGATACAAAGCACAGCTAATAGGCTTGCAGAAGTGGGTACGCCCTGCTCTGTAAGCCTTTTCTAATGCACACAGGCAACAGTTCTTAATGGGCAGGTGGGTATTCCAATCCTCAATGTCGCCGTAATAGGTAAACACACAATCCTTTCCTCCTACAATACTGGTTACCAGGTCACCCTCCTGATCGGTATAGGCCACGCCCTGCTTATCGATAACAGCCTGTGCCGATGCCGAGAGGTCGTCCCACACGTCATCCACGCATTCTTCGATGGCTGCTATTTCGTCCATCGTTACAGGGGCGCCTGCATCGCCTTCAACACAGCACTCACCCTTGCAAACGCTCAGGTCGCAACAAAACTTCTCCGTCAGTATTTCCGACGAGAGCAACACATCACCTACTTGTATAATTGGGGGAATTGTATTCAATTGATAATTGATAATTGATAATTGATAATTTTGATTACCATTGTATGGGAGCCTGGCCGTTTTGTTCGAGATAGGCATTACAGCGCGAGAATTGGTGCTGACCGAACCAGCCGCCACGATTAGCACTCAGTGGCGATGGGTGTACGCTCTCAAGCACCAGGTTGTTCTGCTTGTCAATCATATACGCCTTCGAGCGGGCATAGCCGCCCCACAGCATATACACCAGGTGCTGGCGGTTTTGTGCCAATGCCTGTATAGCGGCATCGGTAAACTTCTGCCAACCCAGCTGCGAATGACTGTTGGCCTGATGAGCGCGAACGGTAAGCGATGCATTAAGCAGCAGCACGCCCTGCTCGGCCCAACGGGTGAGATTGCCCGATGTGGGGATAGGCGTACCAAGGTCGGCCTGAATCTCCTTGAAGATATTCTGCAGCGAGGGCGGAAACTGGATACCGTCCTGAACCGAGAAACTCAGTCCGTGTGCCTGTCCTGGCTCGTGATAGGGGTCCTGACCGATAATCACTACCTTTACCTGGTCGAACGGACACAGGTTAAAGGCATTAAATATCAGTTTGCCTGGGGGATAGCAGGTAGTAGTTTGATACTCCTTTCGCACAGCCTCAGCAAGCTGCGTAAAGTAAGGCTTTTCAAACTCGCCACTAAGGTGTCCCTTCCAAGATTCCTCTATCTGTACTGCCATATTCTTTTAAAATTTGGCACGGATTACGCAGATTAACACAGATTATTTTTTCGTTATCAAAAATCCGTGAAATCCGTGTAATCCGTGCCTAAAACATTAATCGCAAATCAGGTTCTCACCAGTCATGTCGGCAGGCTGCTCCAGACCCATGATGTGCAGGATTGAAGGAGCCACGTCGGCCAGACGTCCGTCCTTAACTGTAGCCGAGTTGTTGTTGGTTACATAGATGAAAGGAACGGGGTTCAGCGAGTGAGCGGTATTTGGTGTGCCATCGGGATTGATAGCGTTGTCGGCATTACCGTGGTCGGCAATGATGATAGCCTCGTAGTCGTTGGCCTTAGCAGCCTCGATCACATCCTTCACGCAGTTGTCAACAGCCCAAACAGCCTTGGCAATAGCATTGTAGATACCAGTGTGACCTACCATGTCGCCGTTAGCAAAGTTAACTACGATAAAGTCGTACTTAGCCTCGTTGATAGCAGCCACCAGCTTATCCTTTACCTCGAAGGCGCTCATCTCAGGCTTCAGGTCGTAGGTAGCCACCTTTGGACTTGGAACCAGGATACGATCCTCGCCATCGTATGGCTGCTCGCGACCACCGTTGAAGAAGAATGTTACGTGAGCATACTTCTCGGTCTCGGCAGTGTGCAACTGTTTCTTGCCCTGCTTGCTCAGGTACTCGCCCAGTGTATTCTCAACGTTCTCCTTGGGGAACAGGATGTTCACACCCTTGAAGTTAGCGTCGTATGGAGTCATGCAGTAGTACTGCAGACCAGGGATAGTCTTCATGCCCTGCTCTGGCATATCCTCCTGAGTCAGCGCGATAGTCATCTCCTTAGCACGGTCGTTACGGAAATTGATGAAGATAACTACATCACCCTCTTCGATGCAACCGTTCACAGCGGCATTGTGGATTGGCTTGATGAACTCGTCGGTCACACCCTCGTCGTAGCTCTCCTGCATAGCAGCAACCATATCGGTGCTCTGCTTACCAGTACCGTTCACAATCAGGTCGTAACCCTCTTTTACACGCTCCCAGCGCTTATCGCGGTCCATTGCATAGAAACGACCAACGATTGATGCGATGGCAGCATCGTTATCGGCACAAACCTTGCTAATCTGCTCGATAAAGCCCTTACCGCTCTTGGGGTCGGTATCACGACCATCCATGAAGCAGTGTACGAAAGTCTGGTTCTTCAGACCGTAAGCCTTACCAATCTCGATGAGCTTGAACAGGTGGTCGAGCGAAGAGTGTACACCTCCGTTAGATGTCAGTCCCATCAGGTGCAGCTTCTTGTTGTTCTCCTTGGCATAGGTGTAAGCAGCCTTAACCTGAGGATTCTCCATGATAGAGCCGTCCTTGCAGGCACGGTTAATCTTTACGAGGTCCTGATAAACGATGCGTCCGGCACCGATATTCAGGTGACCCACCTCAGAGTTACCCATCTGTCCGTCGGGCAGACCCACATCTTCGCCAGATGCCTGGAGCTGAGAGTGAGCTGAAGTAGCTGTTAACAGATCGAGGTAAGGAGTTGGCGTGTTGAAAATCACATCACCCTTACCATGCTTACCGATTCCCCATCCATCGAGAATCATCAAAAGTGCTTTCTTTGCCATAATCTTATTACTAATTTAAACGTACGTTCTTAAAATCGCGTGCAAAGGTACGAAAAAAAACTATCATAGCCGCATTACGCATCCATGTTTATTGATAAAAAAACAAAAAACTCTGTATATCAATACGTTCGGTTCGCAAAAAACAATTATCTTTGCAACATCAAGTTAACAATTTTTCTTTTTGTATATATGGTATCTGTTTAAGTAATCCCTATCATCATGGCAAGCAATGCAGATTTTGTACAGTATATCGCCGACCAATGTAGCGGTGCGGGCGAGATTGTAGCCAAGAAGATGTTTGGCGACTACGGCATCTATTGCGATGGCAAGATATTCGGTTTGATTTGCGACGACCACTTTTATCTCAAGCCCACCGATGCCGTACGTGAGATGCTGCGCACCATCGATATGCGCCCACCCTACCCCGGTGCCAAGCCCTACTTCTACATCGCCGATGTAGACGATCACGGCTACCTATCCGCCCTGGTCAAAGAAACCTGCAAACATCTCCCTGAGCCAAAGCCCAAGAAGAAGAAATAAAAAAGCCGCCGACGCATCTTTTTCGAGATACATCGGCGGTTACTATTTTACGCCTGTATAAGCCTTACTTTTCGTCGATTCCACTCACTTCGCAGCATCTCCAGCCAACTGCAAAGGCGACCACATGGAGATAACGCTCAAGAATCTAAAGCCCAACACCACCTATTACTATTGCGCTCAGGCCCTCTGCACACTGGCCATCGGCCGAGCCGACTGGTACAAATCACAGGTTAAGAGCTTCACCACATCACCGGAATAAAAAAAATCCCCAATATTTCTGCCCATTTAGGCATGAAATATTGGGGATACCAGCATAATAATCAATTAATCCAGCCAATCACCGTAATCTGGTGCATCTGGTGCACCTGGATATTTCTCGCCACTGCCTACCAACAAGGCACTCTGGTGGTGCAGTTCTATTACCTGCATAGATGGTTTGGTATATGTTTTCTTTTTCATAATTTTCAATTCTTTAATTCTTGATTACAACCTTTTTACCATTATTGATATAGATGCCCTTCTTGGTGGGCTTGCCGCTGAGCTTATGTCCGCTCATGTCATACCAACCGCTAAAGTCAATCTCGCCCGTTTCAGTGTCGAGCGTACCGATGGCTGTTGTACCGCCCTGATTGTCGTCGTCATCCTGATTACCAGGTCCTACATTCGACAGTAGTCTGACTACGATGCTACTGGGCAGTTCCTCGTCTGAAGCACCACGGGTCTTAGATGCATTCGGCGTGTTGCTCCACAGTAGGTAGCAGGTCATCGGGCGAATCTTGGCGCCGCTCTTCACCTTCACGAAATCACCAACGTTGATGCCAGTTTTTGCCACGCCAGCAAAGCCGTAAACCTTGCCAATCTCATCGGACCGCTCTTGGGTATAATCGTTATCCTTGGTATCGCTAGTCCATTTGATATAAGAATAGGTGCCCTTGAACGTCCAATTACTACCCTTATCAGCCTTCTGGCATTCGCCACCCTTGGTGGTGTTCAGTGTAACCTTTTCGGAGAGAGTAAACGTGATGCCATTGATATCATCTGCAGGCATAAACAGATATGGTGTATTGGCCGTCAGCTTGTCTACCTTCGTCATGGTAGCCACCCACTGATTGTTTTTGGTTTGCTCATCCTTCTTAACATCCACAAAGTC is a genomic window of Xylanibacter ruminicola 23 containing:
- a CDS encoding phosphate acyltransferase yields the protein MQSIRTLNDMIVFLQQRGDKKRVAVVCANDASTRYAVEKGKEMGFIEPIYVDGDDKEECARRAVALCKNGEADILMKGLVNTDVLLKAILDKENGILRPGHVLTHVAMAEIPKYEKLLFFTDAAVIPVPTEAQRRQQIHYVNYVCHALGIEEPRISLIHCAEKVSAKTFPYTVDYLEIIAEAQTGKFGRCIIDGPLDLKTSLDSVSLREKGIHSVIDGQADALIFPDIVAGNVFYKTITLFGYAKTAGVLQGTQCCCVLPSRADSPDSKYYSLALAAI
- a CDS encoding glycosyl hydrolase family 95 catalytic domain-containing protein: MKNYLLLLTMTCLTATAQQQAPMVLEYNKPATFFEESLPIGNGKMGALIYGGTDDNVIYLNDITLWTGKPVDRNLDADAHKWIPEIRKALFNENYALADSLQLHVQGPNSQHYQPLGTLHIKDLGLGEIKYYRRTLDIDSAIVRDSYERDGRHITREYFASNPDKLIAIRLRGDINCQIALTAQVPHQVKSGLGQLTMTGHATGDAQESTHFCTILSVKTDGEMAASDSSLTITKAKEAIIYIVNETSFNGFDKHPVREGANYLEAVTNDLWHTQNMTFDEFYARHLADYKTIYDRVKICLNKGGRNPKDLPGAKDRRMTDEMLLDYTNGNDQTPYLEELYFQFGRYLLISASRTKNVPANLQGLWAPQLWSPWRGNYTVNINLEENYWPAFVANMAEMAEPLDGFIAGLAANGKFTAKNYYNIHEGWCSSHNSDIWAMTNPVGEKNESPEWSNWNLGGAWLVNTLWERYQFTQDKTYLKNIAYPLMKGAAQFCLRWLIDNPKQPGELITAPSTSPENEYKTDKGYHGTTCYGGTADLAIIRELFINTIAAGKVLGLKNKEMEQALAKLHPYTIGHMGDLNEWYYDWDDWDFQHRHQSHLIGLYPGNHLTDATLQKAAERSLEIKGDKTTGWSTGWRINLWARLHNAKQAYHIYQKLLTPIAPRGVRKEDWKAWHKGGGTYPNLFDAHPPFQIDGNFGGTAGVCEMLMQSSIVNGQCSIELLPACPEQWQDGAISGLCARGGYEVSFEWKNGKVRGCSIKAKKAGTLTLIYNGQQKKVKLKAGETQNIKTW
- a CDS encoding AraC family transcriptional regulator; this translates as MVKAKKQILIQDTEFKKAKNWEGSVCLDDDLLLSDQINKAPMPSEPRKMNFILIGLCTKGKISYRMDTEELVVHAGELLVVSERHVIDGYKCSDNMEGLCIMMSVNFFHEIIKSVHDVSSLFVFARMQPVMKLEADEIATFTEYFQFIKQKISDNHNHFRKDLIRTLMLAMFYDVGNVIYRVKNFDESLLRSEKVFTRFLKMVEENCKRERRVSWYAQQLNITPKYLSTAVKRISGRTAVEWIENYVTMELRVLLKNSTKSIKEITEELNFPNQSFLGKYFKEHVGMTPSAYRKS
- a CDS encoding DUF3109 family protein, with product MNTIPPIIQVGDVLLSSEILTEKFCCDLSVCKGECCVEGDAGAPVTMDEIAAIEECVDDVWDDLSASAQAVIDKQGVAYTDQEGDLVTSIVGGKDCVFTYYGDIEDWNTHLPIKNCCLCALEKAYRAGRTHFCKPISCALYPIREKQLGGGLTGLNYNRWSVCKMAIAKGIQENLYLYQFLRDPLIRRFGEAWYQELLDTVSELKEQGYL
- a CDS encoding uracil-DNA glycosylase, which codes for MAVQIEESWKGHLSGEFEKPYFTQLAEAVRKEYQTTTCYPPGKLIFNAFNLCPFDQVKVVIIGQDPYHEPGQAHGLSFSVQDGIQFPPSLQNIFKEIQADLGTPIPTSGNLTRWAEQGVLLLNASLTVRAHQANSHSQLGWQKFTDAAIQALAQNRQHLVYMLWGGYARSKAYMIDKQNNLVLESVHPSPLSANRGGWFGQHQFSRCNAYLEQNGQAPIQW
- the gpmI gene encoding 2,3-bisphosphoglycerate-independent phosphoglycerate mutase; this translates as MAKKALLMILDGWGIGKHGKGDVIFNTPTPYLDLLTATSAHSQLQASGEDVGLPDGQMGNSEVGHLNIGAGRIVYQDLVKINRACKDGSIMENPQVKAAYTYAKENNKKLHLMGLTSNGGVHSSLDHLFKLIEIGKAYGLKNQTFVHCFMDGRDTDPKSGKGFIEQISKVCADNDAAIASIVGRFYAMDRDKRWERVKEGYDLIVNGTGKQSTDMVAAMQESYDEGVTDEFIKPIHNAAVNGCIEEGDVVIFINFRNDRAKEMTIALTQEDMPEQGMKTIPGLQYYCMTPYDANFKGVNILFPKENVENTLGEYLSKQGKKQLHTAETEKYAHVTFFFNGGREQPYDGEDRILVPSPKVATYDLKPEMSAFEVKDKLVAAINEAKYDFIVVNFANGDMVGHTGIYNAIAKAVWAVDNCVKDVIEAAKANDYEAIIIADHGNADNAINPDGTPNTAHSLNPVPFIYVTNNNSATVKDGRLADVAPSILHIMGLEQPADMTGENLICD
- a CDS encoding TfoX/Sxy family protein, translated to MASNADFVQYIADQCSGAGEIVAKKMFGDYGIYCDGKIFGLICDDHFYLKPTDAVREMLRTIDMRPPYPGAKPYFYIADVDDHGYLSALVKETCKHLPEPKPKKKK
- a CDS encoding fibronectin type III domain-containing protein, encoding MEITLKNLKPNTTYYYCAQALCTLAIGRADWYKSQVKSFTTSPE